A window of Campylobacter pinnipediorum subsp. pinnipediorum contains these coding sequences:
- the queF gene encoding preQ(1) synthase, which translates to MQYGEEIIKEFDVERDLEVWENKNEREFVIRITLPEFCCLCPRSGYPDFATIYVDYIPDKLVVELKAIKLYINSFMSRKISHEDSINEIYSAIEKKIQPKWMKIVGDFNPRGNVHTVVEICSESFIKEKKVEAETRQDNRSAGARRINERENDRKRDFAPRRSNDRRDSFRGNDRDRGDRGNFRGGDRDRGNFRGNDRDRGDRGNNSRGDNRGGSRDGYRKIQYENDKQPNIVKKD; encoded by the coding sequence ATGCAATACGGTGAAGAAATTATAAAAGAATTTGATGTTGAAAGAGATTTAGAAGTTTGGGAAAACAAAAACGAAAGAGAGTTTGTTATAAGGATAACTCTACCTGAGTTTTGTTGTCTTTGTCCTCGTTCAGGATATCCTGATTTTGCTACTATTTATGTTGATTATATTCCAGATAAATTAGTAGTAGAGTTAAAAGCTATAAAGCTTTATATAAATAGCTTTATGAGTAGAAAAATTAGCCATGAAGATAGTATAAATGAGATATATTCTGCGATAGAGAAAAAAATTCAACCAAAATGGATGAAAATAGTAGGTGATTTTAATCCTCGTGGAAATGTTCATACTGTTGTTGAAATATGTTCTGAAAGCTTTATAAAAGAGAAAAAAGTTGAAGCTGAAACCAGACAAGACAATAGAAGTGCCGGTGCTAGACGCATAAATGAGCGTGAAAATGATAGAAAAAGAGATTTTGCTCCTAGACGTAGTAATGATAGAAGAGATTCTTTTAGAGGAAATGATAGGGATAGAGGCGATAGAGGAAATTTTAGGGGTGGTGATAGAGATAGAGGAAATTTTAGAGGAAATGATAGGGATAGAGGCGATAGAGGAAACAACTCTAGAGGCGACAACAGAGGTGGCTCAAGAGATGGCTATAGAAAGATACAATACGAAAATGATAAACAACCAAATATAGTTAAAAAAGATTAA
- the rmuC gene encoding DNA recombination protein RmuC, translating into MNEYILIGLISGLGSIVLCLFFNLIKIKHLKKQYTSKIFELENTISANNEIFKDKKEQLKNHILNLEEDVRTRQKEIEILKNVKNGFDEQNRQFSTEIMRLNSENAKILAIKSLDDEKIRDLTLKIGEFEIKNRDLIGKKTELETKLEFITKELDKIALENKKLDDLNRSFEIEKRDNINKIDAINMVVSSLENDKKNLIQTNNELNEKNNALSNEYDRLKITLNEQMNDVSNKVKAMYDRSNERDYKANRFAGEYFEKTIEQMLINGGMVKDITYFAQKVDGALRPDFKIVLPNNKFIIIDAKNNIENYNKMVAIITNPQSNEEKIKQAKSEFATTMKNTVLGFGKKGYNSGSGDIYPTLFMCVPYEIYSYLSYMQPDILGFANEKNIEIVEPTHIRMIVNIAIDFWSVFNSIKTLGKTLRVIEDAKSRGILAEEAFNELVQEVDKYTEKLKSSVDNCNKKLFKSQGVYSTLNRIDIEKTEDVADLNDDEIVKYISAK; encoded by the coding sequence ATGAATGAATATATATTAATAGGTTTAATTTCTGGTCTTGGTAGTATAGTTTTATGTTTATTTTTTAATTTAATAAAAATTAAACATCTAAAAAAGCAATACACATCAAAAATTTTTGAACTAGAAAATACTATAAGTGCAAATAATGAGATTTTTAAAGATAAAAAAGAACAATTGAAAAATCATATTCTAAATTTAGAAGAAGATGTTAGAACTAGGCAAAAAGAGATTGAGATTTTAAAAAATGTCAAAAATGGATTTGATGAACAAAATAGACAGTTTAGTACTGAGATAATGAGGCTAAATAGCGAAAATGCAAAAATTTTAGCTATAAAAAGTTTAGATGATGAAAAGATAAGGGATCTAACCCTAAAAATAGGCGAATTTGAGATAAAAAATCGTGATTTGATAGGTAAAAAAACTGAGTTAGAAACAAAACTTGAGTTTATAACAAAAGAACTTGATAAGATAGCTTTAGAAAATAAAAAATTAGATGATTTAAATCGTAGTTTTGAGATAGAAAAAAGAGATAATATAAATAAGATAGATGCTATAAATATGGTAGTTTCATCGCTAGAAAACGACAAGAAAAATCTAATCCAAACAAATAACGAACTAAATGAAAAAAATAATGCTTTATCTAACGAATACGATAGGCTTAAAATCACACTTAACGAGCAAATGAATGATGTAAGCAATAAAGTCAAAGCAATGTATGATAGAAGCAATGAGCGTGATTATAAGGCAAATCGCTTTGCTGGGGAGTATTTTGAAAAGACAATAGAACAAATGCTTATAAATGGTGGTATGGTTAAGGATATCACTTATTTTGCTCAAAAAGTAGATGGTGCTTTAAGACCTGACTTTAAGATAGTGCTTCCAAATAATAAATTTATAATAATAGATGCAAAAAACAATATAGAAAACTATAATAAAATGGTAGCTATCATAACAAATCCACAATCAAACGAAGAAAAGATAAAACAAGCTAAGTCTGAATTTGCTACTACTATGAAAAATACGGTTTTGGGCTTTGGAAAAAAAGGGTATAACTCGGGAAGTGGCGATATATACCCTACTTTGTTTATGTGTGTGCCTTATGAGATATACTCTTATTTAAGCTATATGCAACCCGATATTTTGGGCTTTGCTAATGAGAAAAATATCGAGATAGTAGAGCCTACTCATATAAGAATGATAGTAAATATTGCGATTGATTTTTGGTCTGTGTTTAATAGTATTAAGACACTAGGAAAGACTCTTAGAGTGATAGAAGATGCAAAATCAAGGGGTATTTTGGCTGAAGAAGCGTTTAATGAGTTGGTTCAAGAAGTAGATAAATATACAGAAAAATTAAAATCATCTGTGGATAATTGCAATAAAAAACTATTTAAATCTCAAGGTGTATATAGTACTTTAAATCGTATAGATATAGAAAAAACAGAAGATGTTGCTGACCTTAACGATGATGAGATAGTAAAATATATATCAGCTAAATAA
- a CDS encoding tyrosine-type recombinase/integrase translates to MKNLPKNRNIYIQKGRFYVDHQKDGERIRRSTGIKKSALAFDFIRKNYDRFIGSKAELEKARRDYYELENSQVDRQLRKTENELKPIKNSSEFSFDSVINNLLQEKSFLKDKTIKLYGVMSNAVSDFLEYKGIHYLPDFKRHHSVEFVQFFKDKGLKDSSISGYCSFLKMLFRYAVNNDLISKNPFYMPRFKQQYDNVNDEKFTPFSLEEILELIKNANDEELRLFLIVAFFTGARTGEIFALTFGDLDFENRQIRINKTLSDVGIVDSPKTKTSNRTIDMLSIVHKELIKLDASDKNKRIFRRSRSMIRIKFNDLQEKLGYNIRRLYDTRHSFASVMLSRGEEPMWVGCKMMGHKDLNETYRSYAKYLPKEVKQRAVFLNDIVI, encoded by the coding sequence ATGAAAAATTTACCAAAAAATAGAAATATTTATATTCAAAAAGGCAGGTTTTATGTTGACCATCAAAAAGATGGTGAGAGAATTCGTCGCTCTACTGGTATTAAAAAGTCTGCTCTTGCATTTGATTTTATACGTAAAAATTATGATAGGTTTATAGGTTCTAAGGCTGAACTTGAAAAAGCTAGGCGTGATTATTATGAGCTTGAGAATTCCCAAGTCGATCGTCAACTAAGAAAAACAGAAAATGAATTAAAGCCTATAAAAAATAGTAGCGAGTTTAGTTTTGATAGTGTGATTAATAATTTGCTTCAAGAAAAATCTTTTTTAAAAGACAAAACTATTAAGCTTTATGGTGTTATGAGTAATGCTGTTAGTGATTTTTTAGAATATAAAGGCATCCATTATTTACCTGATTTTAAAAGGCATCATAGTGTTGAATTTGTTCAATTTTTTAAGGATAAAGGCTTAAAAGATAGTTCTATTAGTGGCTATTGCTCCTTTTTAAAAATGTTATTTCGCTATGCTGTAAATAATGATTTAATCTCAAAAAACCCGTTTTACATGCCAAGATTCAAACAACAATATGATAATGTGAACGATGAAAAATTTACACCTTTTAGCCTTGAAGAAATTTTGGAACTTATAAAAAATGCGAACGATGAAGAACTACGCTTATTTTTGATAGTTGCTTTTTTTACAGGTGCTAGAACTGGCGAGATTTTCGCTCTTACTTTTGGTGATTTAGATTTTGAAAATAGACAAATTCGCATTAATAAAACACTTTCTGATGTTGGTATTGTGGATTCTCCAAAAACCAAAACAAGCAATCGCACGATTGATATGCTTAGCATCGTTCATAAAGAGCTTATAAAGCTAGATGCAAGTGATAAAAATAAAAGAATTTTTAGGCGTTCTCGTTCAATGATAAGGATTAAATTTAATGATTTGCAAGAAAAACTTGGCTATAATATACGCAGACTTTACGACACTAGGCATTCATTTGCATCCGTTATGTTAAGTCGTGGTGAGGAGCCGATGTGGGTTGGTTGCAAAATGATGGGTCATAAGGATTTGAATGAAACTTATCGCTCATATGCAAAATATTTGCCAAAAGAAGTCAAGCAAAGGGCTGTTTTTTTAAATGATATTGTCATTTAA
- a CDS encoding single-stranded DNA-binding protein, with product MNKVDLCGYLGRDFELRYSNAGNVIASNSLAITKKWTDSNGNRVEHTDWIPIKLFGKTAEVVNQYFKQGSQFLCSGELATDEYIDNNGNTRYIWEVRVKEFYWLNQKGNKKDVCDPNKTENMLSSNLEPIESIIHEEEMQNLAKD from the coding sequence ATGAATAAAGTTGATTTATGTGGATATCTAGGAAGAGATTTTGAATTAAGATATAGTAACGCAGGAAATGTAATAGCAAGTAATTCATTGGCAATAACCAAAAAATGGACAGATAGTAATGGAAACAGAGTAGAACATACAGATTGGATACCTATTAAACTATTTGGCAAAACGGCAGAAGTAGTAAATCAATACTTCAAACAAGGCTCTCAATTTTTATGCTCAGGGGAATTAGCAACAGACGAATATATAGATAATAACGGAAATACGAGATATATTTGGGAAGTTAGAGTTAAAGAATTTTATTGGCTAAATCAAAAAGGGAATAAAAAAGACGTTTGCGATCCAAACAAAACCGAAAATATGCTTTCTTCAAATTTAGAGCCAATCGAGAGCATAATACACGAAGAAGAAATGCAAAATTTAGCAAAGGATTAG
- a CDS encoding TrbM/KikA/MpfK family conjugal transfer protein yields MKKLVLAITIALSLANSINAGDILTGDTKLACEAILCLSSGTRPSECSSSIKRYFSIHKKKWKDTINARRNFLRLCPVGSSAVDDKVFADLRDNVLPNLNADQCTAKWLNNNPDTECIKKSCGKHRCRCVEYKYRPKTSLPAFCNALYNHKYTNVKPKNVCKNTRWYSSIEWSSGKAYTNISKDEYNNLKAKGFKNLIVNTSSSKFCKRSNSEFCKTYYKVEDIKKDCWVNKD; encoded by the coding sequence ATGAAAAAACTAGTTTTGGCAATAACTATAGCTTTATCTTTAGCAAATAGCATAAACGCAGGGGATATACTAACTGGCGACACAAAACTTGCTTGTGAAGCTATTTTGTGTTTAAGTAGCGGAACGCGACCAAGCGAATGTAGTTCATCAATAAAAAGATATTTTTCTATTCATAAGAAAAAATGGAAAGACACTATTAATGCAAGAAGAAACTTTTTAAGACTTTGTCCTGTTGGCTCATCTGCAGTCGACGATAAAGTATTTGCGGATTTAAGAGATAATGTTTTGCCTAATTTGAATGCCGATCAGTGTACTGCAAAATGGCTAAATAATAATCCTGATACAGAATGTATAAAAAAGAGTTGTGGCAAACACCGTTGTCGTTGTGTTGAGTATAAATATAGACCAAAAACATCACTTCCAGCATTTTGTAATGCTCTTTATAATCATAAATACACAAATGTTAAGCCAAAAAATGTATGTAAAAATACTAGATGGTATTCTAGTATAGAATGGTCTAGTGGAAAGGCTTATACAAATATTTCAAAAGATGAATACAATAATTTAAAAGCAAAAGGCTTTAAAAATTTAATAGTTAACACAAGTAGTAGTAAATTTTGCAAAAGATCAAACTCAGAGTTTTGCAAAACTTATTATAAAGTAGAAGATATTAAAAAAGATTGTTGGGTAAATAAGGATTAA
- a CDS encoding toprim domain-containing protein, producing MEVKKENLVELPLDEILKNNGYYEKRNKSSRNYKTLTNDQDDTIVISRQTNGHYLYFNPSDNDDRGNIYNFAKNRGVEIRELINSDRININELKSNIKPIETTNQSNKKVIEDFKKLPTIANNSFLVAKRKIDLQILNSFSMLKQDEKYANAIVPSYTYKSFRNREKEIGFLIQTGSVSYLSRPLSKDRQGNPYDKPIKQLCNGNKGLEILKGDDSQKNLKNFKYIVICESAIDALSYCELKKLNLKETILCSTNGQISSSQKEVFSYLNEKATNANIILAFDNDKKGIEFNGIVKEIIPRAVTDKAILKDFNDDLVVGKILGLKADEISKESITKPLNEFNKKVEYLSKKYDFLEPQAKNNKVKELFGCNMSKFKEIEPKVRYLAGMRECYKRLDIVCKKIEKDYLKQR from the coding sequence ATGGAAGTAAAAAAAGAAAATTTAGTAGAACTTCCATTGGATGAAATTTTAAAAAATAACGGTTACTACGAGAAGAGAAATAAGAGTAGCAGAAACTATAAGACTCTTACAAACGATCAAGATGATACAATAGTTATATCACGCCAAACCAATGGGCATTATTTGTATTTTAATCCAAGCGACAATGACGATAGGGGAAATATTTATAATTTTGCAAAGAATCGCGGTGTAGAAATAAGAGAACTAATAAACAGCGACAGAATAAATATAAACGAATTAAAAAGCAATATAAAACCGATAGAAACAACAAATCAAAGCAATAAAAAAGTAATAGAAGACTTTAAAAAATTACCTACTATTGCAAACAATTCATTTTTAGTAGCCAAAAGGAAAATTGATCTCCAAATTTTAAATAGTTTTAGTATGTTAAAACAAGATGAAAAATATGCAAATGCCATAGTACCAAGTTACACTTATAAAAGCTTTCGCAATAGAGAGAAAGAAATTGGATTTTTAATCCAAACAGGAAGTGTTAGTTACCTTTCAAGACCTCTTAGCAAAGATAGGCAAGGAAATCCTTATGATAAGCCAATTAAACAGCTGTGTAACGGAAACAAAGGATTGGAAATTTTAAAAGGGGACGACTCACAAAAAAATTTAAAAAACTTTAAATATATTGTAATTTGCGAGAGTGCAATAGATGCTTTGTCATATTGTGAACTAAAAAAGTTAAATTTAAAAGAAACTATTTTATGCTCAACAAATGGGCAAATATCAAGTAGTCAAAAAGAAGTATTTAGTTATCTAAATGAAAAAGCTACAAATGCAAATATAATACTAGCATTTGATAACGATAAAAAGGGGATAGAATTTAATGGCATAGTAAAAGAGATAATCCCACGAGCAGTAACAGATAAAGCCATTTTAAAAGACTTTAATGATGATTTGGTTGTAGGGAAAATACTTGGACTAAAAGCTGATGAAATTAGCAAAGAGAGTATCACAAAGCCATTAAACGAATTTAACAAAAAAGTGGAATATTTATCAAAGAAATATGATTTTTTAGAACCACAGGCGAAAAACAATAAAGTAAAGGAATTATTTGGATGTAATATGTCTAAATTTAAAGAAATAGAGCCAAAAGTGCGATATTTAGCAGGAATGAGAGAGTGTTATAAGAGGCTAGATATCGTCTGTAAAAAAATAGAAAAAGATTATTTAAAACAGAGATAA
- a CDS encoding nucleotidyltransferase family protein, with amino-acid sequence MIVSKQAYEIPTSKNYILTKDAILEYLSELKSNLKNDGIKKIGLFGSYAKGYADENSDIDIVVLADKKEFLERLDVYNALEYLDNLRKQISNKFHKSVDICDFYSEQKMEDNKIVKGAIYV; translated from the coding sequence ATGATAGTTTCAAAACAAGCATATGAGATACCAACATCTAAAAACTATATTTTGACAAAAGATGCTATATTGGAGTATTTATCAGAACTAAAGTCAAACCTTAAAAATGATGGCATTAAAAAAATAGGCTTATTTGGAAGTTATGCCAAAGGTTATGCTGATGAAAATTCAGATATTGATATAGTTGTTTTAGCGGATAAAAAAGAGTTTTTAGAGAGACTAGATGTGTATAATGCACTTGAGTATTTGGATAATTTAAGAAAGCAAATTTCAAATAAATTTCACAAATCTGTAGATATTTGTGATTTTTACTCAGAACAAAAAATGGAAGATAATAAAATAGTAAAAGGGGCAATTTATGTCTAA
- a CDS encoding DUF86 domain-containing protein, which yields MSKHIRRLEIAVEKIEEIEKICSLKGVKKALEDESILKPAIMKHFDVIHQQFEKLEKDQEYKILSKFDKDELKGLRRVRNWSSHDYDNIQNEIIEQTIHTKLPKLKGNIQEVLKETKKELCKNLEKNVDYFTKKKDILIPQAKTELIRSIEKEYEKLQEHKIELEKPYSDKIKNIIKENSKENQK from the coding sequence ATGTCTAAGCACATCAGAAGATTGGAAATAGCGGTTGAAAAAATAGAAGAAATAGAAAAAATTTGTAGTTTAAAAGGGGTTAAAAAAGCTTTAGAAGATGAGTCAATTTTAAAACCTGCCATAATGAAACACTTTGATGTAATTCATCAACAATTTGAAAAGTTAGAAAAAGATCAAGAATATAAAATTTTAAGTAAATTTGACAAAGACGAACTAAAAGGATTAAGGCGTGTTAGAAACTGGTCTTCACATGATTACGATAATATACAAAATGAAATTATAGAGCAAACAATACATACAAAACTACCAAAACTTAAAGGAAATATACAAGAAGTTTTAAAAGAGACAAAAAAAGAACTATGTAAAAATTTAGAAAAAAATGTTGATTATTTTACCAAAAAAAAAGATATTTTAATACCACAAGCAAAAACAGAACTTATAAGAAGCATTGAAAAAGAGTATGAAAAATTACAAGAGCATAAAATTGAACTAGAGAAGCCATATAGTGATAAGATAAAAAATATAATTAAAGAAAATTCAAAAGAAAATCAAAAATAA